In Pectobacterium aroidearum, the following are encoded in one genomic region:
- the acs gene encoding acetate--CoA ligase → MTQHNKHAIPTAIAENALINAQQYENMYRLSVDDPAAFWGEQGKIVDWIKPYKTIKNTSFDPGHISIRWFEDGTLNVAANCLDRHLAERGDQTAIIWEGDDATESKKVTYRELHQSVCRFANVLKSQGVKKGDVVAIYMPMVPEAAVAMLACARIGAIHSVIFGGFSPEAISGRIIDSSAKLVITADEGVRAGRVIPLKKNIDEALKNPNVTTISSVIVFRRTGKIGEWKEGRDLWWHDLVEKADDHCPPEEMNAEDPLFILYTSGSTGKPKGVLHTTGGYLVYAALTFKYVFDYHPGDIYWCTADVGWVTGHSYLLYGPLACGAITLMFEGVPTWPDARRMAQVVDKHQVNILYTAPTAIRALMAEGDKAIEGTSRESLRIMGSVGEPINPEAWEWYFNKIGNGKCPIVDTWWQTETGGFMITPLPGAIEAKAGSATRPFFGVQPALVDNLGNPQEGTAEGNLVIVDSWPGQARTLFGDHDRFEQTYFSTFKGMYFSGDGARRDEDGYYWITGRVDDVLNVSGHRLGTAEIESALVAHPKIAEAAVVGIPHHMKGQAIYAYITLNHGEEPSSELYTEVRNWVRKEIGPIATPDILHWTDSLPKTRSGKIMRRILRKIAAGDTSNLGDTSTLADPGVVEKLLEEKQAMSTASQ, encoded by the coding sequence ATGACACAACATAATAAACATGCCATTCCCACCGCAATTGCGGAAAATGCACTGATAAATGCCCAGCAATACGAAAATATGTATCGGCTGTCCGTTGACGATCCCGCCGCTTTTTGGGGTGAGCAGGGAAAGATCGTCGATTGGATCAAACCTTATAAAACGATCAAGAACACCTCATTCGACCCTGGCCATATCAGTATTCGTTGGTTTGAAGATGGTACGCTAAACGTGGCGGCAAACTGTCTGGATCGCCATCTGGCCGAACGTGGCGATCAAACGGCCATCATCTGGGAAGGTGATGACGCGACAGAAAGCAAAAAAGTCACTTATCGCGAACTGCACCAGTCCGTGTGCCGTTTCGCCAATGTGTTGAAGTCACAGGGCGTCAAGAAAGGCGATGTTGTTGCCATTTATATGCCGATGGTGCCGGAAGCCGCCGTAGCCATGCTGGCCTGCGCCAGAATTGGGGCGATTCACTCGGTGATCTTCGGCGGGTTCTCCCCTGAAGCCATTTCTGGGCGCATTATCGATTCCAGTGCCAAGCTGGTTATTACCGCCGATGAAGGCGTACGCGCCGGACGGGTTATTCCGCTGAAGAAGAATATTGATGAAGCGTTAAAGAACCCGAACGTCACCACCATTTCCAGCGTTATCGTTTTCCGCCGTACAGGTAAGATCGGTGAGTGGAAAGAGGGGCGCGATCTGTGGTGGCACGATCTGGTTGAAAAAGCAGACGATCATTGCCCGCCAGAAGAGATGAATGCGGAAGATCCGCTATTTATCCTTTATACATCAGGCTCGACCGGTAAACCCAAGGGCGTGTTGCACACCACGGGCGGCTATCTGGTTTATGCTGCACTGACTTTCAAATACGTCTTCGATTATCATCCCGGCGATATTTACTGGTGTACGGCAGATGTCGGCTGGGTCACAGGGCACAGCTACCTACTGTACGGCCCACTGGCATGCGGCGCGATTACGCTGATGTTCGAAGGTGTGCCAACCTGGCCAGACGCCAGACGCATGGCGCAAGTGGTCGATAAACATCAGGTCAATATTCTCTACACCGCTCCCACCGCGATCCGCGCGCTGATGGCTGAAGGTGATAAAGCGATCGAAGGCACATCGCGTGAATCACTCAGGATCATGGGTTCCGTCGGTGAACCGATCAACCCGGAAGCCTGGGAATGGTACTTCAACAAAATCGGCAACGGTAAATGTCCTATCGTCGACACCTGGTGGCAAACGGAGACGGGCGGTTTCATGATCACCCCACTGCCCGGCGCGATTGAAGCAAAAGCCGGCTCCGCGACACGTCCGTTCTTCGGTGTACAGCCTGCGCTCGTCGACAACCTCGGTAACCCTCAGGAAGGCACTGCGGAAGGCAATCTGGTCATCGTGGATTCCTGGCCGGGTCAGGCACGCACCCTGTTTGGCGATCACGATCGTTTCGAGCAAACCTACTTTTCTACTTTCAAAGGCATGTACTTCAGCGGTGACGGCGCGCGCCGTGACGAAGATGGCTATTACTGGATCACGGGCCGCGTTGACGACGTGCTGAACGTTTCCGGCCATCGTCTGGGGACGGCAGAAATCGAGTCAGCACTCGTTGCCCATCCCAAAATTGCCGAAGCAGCCGTGGTTGGCATTCCACACCATATGAAAGGACAGGCTATTTACGCCTACATCACGCTGAACCACGGCGAAGAGCCGTCTAGCGAGCTGTATACGGAAGTTCGCAACTGGGTACGTAAAGAAATCGGCCCGATTGCAACTCCGGATATCCTGCACTGGACTGACTCTTTACCGAAAACGCGATCCGGCAAAATCATGCGTCGTATTTTGCGTAAAATCGCCGCCGGTGATACCAGCAATCTGGGGGATACCTCAACGCTGGCCGATCCTGGCGTCGTCGA